From a single Streptomyces sp. NBC_00377 genomic region:
- a CDS encoding peptidoglycan-binding domain-containing protein codes for MTAPTGQDRRSCTTALTGRFPGRGVRAPVPDETSHRTTAAGGPSPAASRTWPSPTASSSPSPSSPTSPAPSRSTAPPSAPATGATGSASPRPGPSNSAPPVLRFGDTGPEVTELQLRLRQIGYYGGPAGGDYDRQVESAVRSYQLTRAVLQDDSGVYGTATRASLEAETDEP; via the coding sequence GTGACGGCCCCGACCGGTCAGGACCGTAGATCCTGTACGACGGCCCTGACGGGACGATTCCCCGGCCGGGGCGTCCGGGCCCCCGTGCCCGACGAGACGTCCCACAGGACCACGGCAGCAGGCGGGCCGTCCCCCGCGGCCTCACGGACGTGGCCGTCGCCGACCGCCTCCAGCTCCCCGAGCCCGTCCTCTCCCACCTCACCGGCGCCCTCCCGCTCCACCGCCCCGCCCTCGGCGCCGGCCACCGGAGCCACCGGCAGCGCGTCCCCCCGGCCCGGCCCCAGCAACTCCGCGCCCCCGGTCCTGCGCTTCGGGGACACCGGCCCCGAGGTCACCGAACTCCAGTTGCGCCTGCGCCAGATCGGCTACTACGGCGGACCGGCCGGCGGGGACTACGACCGCCAGGTGGAGAGCGCGGTGCGTTCGTACCAGCTGACCCGGGCCGTCCTCCAGGACGATTCGGGTGTCTACGGCACCGCGACCCGCGCCTCGCTCGAAGCGGAGACGGACGAGCCCTGA
- the tsaD gene encoding tRNA (adenosine(37)-N6)-threonylcarbamoyltransferase complex transferase subunit TsaD, whose translation MADEPLVLGIETSCDETGVGVVRGTTLLADAIASSVDEHARFGGVVPEVASRAHLEAMVPTIDRALKEAGVNAKDLDGIAVTAGPGLAGALLVGVSAAKTYAYALGKPLYGVNHLASHICVDQLEHGALPEPTMALLVSGGHSSLLLSTDITSDVRPMGATIDDAAGEAFDKIARVLNLGFPGGPVIDRYAREGDPTAIAFPRGLTGPRDPVYDFSFSGLKTAVARWIEAKRAAGEEVPVRDVAASFQEAVVDVLTRKAVRACKDEGVDHLMIGGGVAANTRLRALAQERCEAAGIRLRVPRPKLCTDNGAMVAALGAEMVARGRAASGWDLSADSSLPVTEPHVPAQPHEHVHEAAKDNLYS comes from the coding sequence ATGGCTGACGAACCCCTGGTTCTGGGGATCGAGACCTCCTGCGACGAGACCGGTGTGGGCGTCGTGCGGGGCACGACCCTGCTGGCGGACGCGATCGCCTCCAGCGTCGACGAGCACGCCCGCTTCGGCGGGGTCGTGCCGGAGGTCGCGTCCCGGGCCCACCTGGAGGCGATGGTCCCGACCATCGACCGGGCCCTGAAGGAAGCGGGGGTGAACGCCAAGGACCTCGACGGCATCGCGGTCACGGCCGGTCCCGGCCTCGCCGGCGCCCTGCTGGTCGGCGTCTCGGCGGCGAAGACGTACGCGTACGCCCTCGGCAAGCCGCTCTACGGCGTGAACCACCTCGCCTCGCACATCTGCGTGGACCAGCTGGAGCACGGCGCGCTGCCCGAGCCGACGATGGCGCTGCTGGTGTCGGGCGGCCACTCGTCCCTGCTGCTGTCCACCGACATCACCTCCGACGTCCGCCCGATGGGCGCGACCATCGACGACGCGGCGGGCGAGGCATTCGACAAGATCGCCCGCGTGCTGAACCTGGGCTTCCCCGGTGGCCCGGTCATCGACCGCTACGCCCGCGAGGGCGACCCCACGGCCATCGCGTTCCCGCGCGGCCTCACCGGCCCGCGCGACCCGGTCTACGACTTCTCCTTCTCCGGGCTGAAGACGGCGGTCGCCCGCTGGATCGAGGCGAAGCGGGCGGCGGGCGAGGAGGTCCCGGTCCGTGACGTGGCGGCCTCCTTCCAGGAGGCGGTCGTGGACGTCCTGACCCGCAAGGCCGTCCGGGCCTGCAAGGACGAGGGCGTCGACCACCTGATGATCGGCGGCGGCGTGGCCGCGAACACCCGGCTGCGGGCCCTGGCCCAGGAACGCTGCGAGGCCGCCGGCATCCGGCTGCGCGTCCCGCGCCCCAAGCTGTGCACGGACAACGGCGCGATGGTGGCGGCCCTGGGCGCGGAGATGGTCGCCCGGGGGCGCGCCGCGTCCGGCTGGGACCTGTCGGCGGATTCCTCACTGCCGGTGACGGAGCCGCACGTGCCGGCTCAGCCGCACGAGCACGTGCACGAGGCGGCCAAGGACAACCTCTACTCATGA
- the rimI gene encoding ribosomal protein S18-alanine N-acetyltransferase, which translates to MRWWDIEPVLELEKDLFPEDAWSRGMFWSDLAHARGPEATRRYLVAVDTTAGVERIVGYAGLAAAGDLADVQTIAVARDHQGTGLGGRLLTELLRAATAFECAEVMLECRIDNVRAQKLYERFGFEAIGFRRGYYQPGNVDALVMRLTDPSTSVPTPVQGTQETENNG; encoded by the coding sequence ATGCGCTGGTGGGACATCGAACCCGTGCTGGAGCTGGAGAAGGACCTCTTCCCCGAGGACGCCTGGTCACGGGGCATGTTCTGGTCCGATCTGGCCCACGCCCGCGGCCCGGAGGCCACCCGGCGGTATCTCGTCGCGGTCGACACCACGGCCGGCGTCGAGCGGATCGTCGGCTACGCGGGCCTGGCCGCCGCCGGTGACCTGGCCGACGTCCAGACCATCGCCGTCGCCCGCGACCACCAGGGCACAGGTCTCGGCGGGCGCCTGCTGACGGAGCTGCTGCGCGCGGCCACCGCCTTCGAGTGCGCCGAGGTCATGCTGGAGTGCCGGATCGACAACGTCCGTGCCCAGAAGCTCTACGAACGCTTCGGCTTCGAAGCCATCGGCTTCCGGCGCGGCTACTACCAGCCGGGGAACGTGGACGCCCTGGTGATGCGGCTGACCGATCCATCGACATCCGTACCGACTCCGGTACAAGGGACACAGGAAACCGAGAACAATGGCTGA
- the tsaB gene encoding tRNA (adenosine(37)-N6)-threonylcarbamoyltransferase complex dimerization subunit type 1 TsaB, with amino-acid sequence MLLLALDTATPAVTVALHDGTDVIASSSQVDARRHGELLLPAVDRLLEGAGLRLDAVTGVVVGVGPGPYTGLRVGLMTADTFGLALGVPVHGLCTLDGLAYACDLEGPFVVATDARRKEVYWARYTDSRTRVSGPAVDRPADIADEVAGLPAVGAGALLYPDAFPEAREPGHVSAAALAALAAEKLAAGEELPEPRPLYLRRPDAQVPKNYKVVTPK; translated from the coding sequence GTGCTCTTGCTCGCTCTGGATACCGCCACCCCCGCCGTCACCGTCGCGCTGCACGACGGCACGGACGTCATCGCCTCCTCGAGCCAGGTGGACGCGCGCCGGCACGGCGAGCTGCTGCTGCCGGCCGTCGACCGGCTGCTCGAAGGAGCCGGGCTCAGGCTCGACGCCGTCACCGGCGTCGTCGTCGGCGTCGGCCCCGGCCCGTACACGGGGCTGAGAGTCGGCCTGATGACCGCCGACACCTTCGGGCTCGCGCTCGGCGTCCCCGTGCACGGACTGTGCACGCTCGACGGCCTCGCCTACGCCTGCGACCTCGAAGGCCCCTTCGTCGTGGCGACCGACGCCCGCCGCAAGGAGGTCTACTGGGCGCGTTACACCGACTCCCGGACCCGGGTCTCGGGCCCCGCGGTGGACCGGCCCGCCGACATCGCCGACGAGGTGGCAGGGCTGCCGGCCGTCGGCGCGGGCGCCCTGCTGTACCCGGACGCCTTCCCCGAGGCGCGCGAGCCCGGGCACGTCTCGGCCGCGGCGCTCGCGGCCCTGGCCGCGGAGAAGCTGGCCGCCGGTGAGGAGCTGCCGGAGCCGCGGCCGCTGTACCTGCGCAGGCCGGACGCCCAGGTGCCGAAGAACTACAAGGTGGTCACCCCCAAGTGA